A DNA window from Brassica napus cultivar Da-Ae chromosome C1, Da-Ae, whole genome shotgun sequence contains the following coding sequences:
- the LOC106418451 gene encoding retinoblastoma-related protein 1-like isoform X1, whose translation MEEVQPPVTPPIDPNGKRSEATLFDLCEKVLSLEGSVCDEALKLFSETKRILSANMANIGSGTREEVERFWFAFILYSVKMLLTVRKQVDGQSVSGDNGFNLCQILRALKLNIVDFFKELPQFVVKAGPVLCELYGADWENRLQAKELQANFVHLSLLSKYYKRGYREFFLTYDANAEMTSANSASYLPDSYRFGWLLFLALRNHAFSRFKDLVTCTNGLVSVLAILIIHVPCRFRNFSIQDSSRFVKKGDKDVDLVASLCKIYDASEDELRKIMEKANNLIETILKKKPSPASACKTDTLDNINPDGLTYFEDLLDETSISTSLTTLEKDYDETVCNKGELDERVFINEEDSLLGSGSLSAGAVNITGAKRKIDSLSSPARTFISPLSPHKSPAAAKTTVTATPVSTAMTTAKWLRTVICPLPPKPSPGLELFLKSCDRDITNDVTRRAHVILEAIFPNSSLGDQCAGGSLQPVNLMDDIWAQQRRLEAVKLYYRVLEAMCKAEAQILHVNNLNSLLTNERFHRCMLACSAELVLATHKSITMLFPAVLERTGITAFDLSKVIESFIRHEDSLPRELRRHLNSLEERLLESMVWERGSSMYNSLIVAKAPLALEINRLGLLAEPMPSLDAIAALINFSEGSSNHVQKPEACPGQNGDIKSPKRLCTDYRSILVERSSFASPVKDRLLALGNVKSKTLPPPLQSAFATPTRPNPGGGGETCAETGINIFFTKINKLAAVRINGMVERLQLSQQIRESVYRLFQRVLAQRTSLLFNRHIDQIILCCFYGVAKISQMSLTFREIIYNYRKQPQCKPLVFRSVFVDSSQGRRQGRVGPDHVDIITFYNDVFIPAVKPLLVEIVPVKKDQAMEANTNPEGHCPGSPKVSVFPSVPDMSPKKVSAVHNVYVSPLRGSKMDALISHSSKSYYACVGESTHAYQSPSKDLSAINNRLNNSNNSSNRKRTLKFDVEAGLVSDSMVGNSLSLQNQNQNETDASNQNQNGSDASSSGGAPFKTEPQD comes from the exons ATGGAAGAAGTTCAGCCACCAGTGACTCCACCCATTGACCCTAATGGGAAAAGAAGTGAAGCTACTCTCTTCGACTTATGCGAG AAAGTTCTTTCCCTTGAAGGGAGCGTTTGCGATGAAGCTTTGAAGTTGTTTTCAGAAACCAAACGGATCTTGTCAGCAAACATGGCTAACATTGGAAGTGGAAcg cgggaggaagtggagaggttCTGGTTTGCGTTCATTCTCTATTCAGTGAAGATGCTTCTTACTGTGAGAAAACAAGTGGACGGACAGTCAGTGTCTGGTGATAATGGGTTTAATCTGTGTCAGATCCTGAGGGCTCTGAAGCTAAA TATTGTGGATTTTTTCAAAGAATTACCTCAGTTTGTGGTCAAAGCTGGTCCTGTGCTTTGTGAACTTTATGGTGCTGACTGGGAGAACAGACTTCAG GCAAAGGAGTTGCAGGCGAACTTTGTACATCTTAGCCTTCTAAGCAA ATACTACAAGCGTGGGTACCGGGAGTTCTTCTTGACATACGATGCAAACGCCGAAATGACATCAGCAAACTCTGCTAGTTACTTGCCGGATAGTTACCGTTTTGGATGGTTACTCTTTCTAGCACTCCGAAACCATGCTTTTAGTCGATTTAAAGACCTTGTGACATGCACTAATGGCCTAGTTTCTGTATTG GCTATTTTGATCATACACGTTCCTTGTCGGTTTAGAAACTTCAGCATCCAAGACTCCTCACGCTTTG TTAAGAAAGGTGACAAAGATGTAGACTTGGTTGCATCACTTTGCAAGATATATGACGCCTCAGAAGATGAGTTGAGGAAAATAATGGAGAAGGCAAATAATCTGATAGAAACAAtactgaagaagaagccatctCCAGCATCTGCATGCAAAACTGACACGCTAGATAATATTAACCCAG ATGGATTGACCTACTTTGAGGATTTACTGGACGAAACATCCATCTCAACTAGCTTGACCACACTAGAAAAAGACTACGATGAAACAGTCTGTAATAAAGGCGAGCTTGATGAGAGGGTGTTCATCAACGAAGAGGATAGCTTACTTGGATCCGGAAGCTTATCTGCAGGAGCTGTAAACATCACCGGCGCTAAGAGGAAAATTGATTCTTTGAGCTCACCCGCGAGGACATTTATAAGTCCGCTCTCTCCTCATAAGTCACCCGCCGCAGCTAAGACAACTGTTACAGCAACACCAGTGAGCACAGCGATGACAACTGCCAAATGGCTCAGAACCGTTATATGTCCGCTTCCGCCAAAGCCTTCTCCTGGTTTGGAGCTTTTCTTGAAATCTTGCGATAGGGATATAACAAACGATGTCACAAGAAGAGCGCATGTGATACTGGAAGCTATTTTTCCGAACAGCTCTCTTGGGGACCAATGCGCAGGCGGGAGCTTGCAGCCTGTTAACCTCATGGACGACATATGGGCGCAGCAGCGAAGATTAGAAGCTGTGAAGCTATACTACAGAGTCCTCGAGGCCATGTGTAAAGCCGAAGCTCAGATTCTGCACGTGAACAACTTGAACTCTTTGCTGACGAACGAGAGGTTCCACAGATGCATGCTGGCTTGCTCGGCAGAGCTGGTTCTGGCTACTCACAAAAGCATAACGATGCTGTTCCCGGCTGTTCTGGAGAGGACTGGGATCACGGCCTTTGATCTCAGCAAGGTGATTGAGAGTTTCATCAGGCATGAGGATTCTCTGCCTAGAGAGCTGAGACGGCATCTCAACTCGCTGGAGGAGCGGCTTCTGGAGAGTATGGTGTGGGAGAGAGGCTCCTCGATGTACAACTCTCTGATCGTCGCCAAGGCACCGCTTGCGTTGGAGATTAACCGGCTTGGATTGCTAGCTGAACCGATGCCGTCTCTTGATGCTATTGCAGCTCTTATTAACTTCTCTGAAGGTTCATCAAATCATGTCCAAAAGCCTGAAGCATGTCCAG GACAAAATGGAGATATTAAATCGCCCAAAAGACTGTGTACTGACTACCGCAGCATTCTAGTTGAACGCAGTTCCTTTGCATCACCAGTAAAGGATCGTCTGTTGGCCTTAGGCAACGTTAAATCCAAGACGCTGCCACCTCCGTTGCAGTCTGCATTTGCTAC TCCCACACGGCCTAACCCAGGAGGCGGAGGAGAAACTTGTGCAGAAACTGGTATCAATATATTCTTCACTAAG ATTAATAAATTAGCTGCGGTTAGAATCAACGGAATGGTGGAAAGGCTACAACTTTCGCAGCAAATAAGAGAGAGTGTATACCGTCTCTTCCAACGTGTGCTTGCTCAGAGGACTTCTCTTTTGTTTAATCGCCATATTGACCAGATCATTCTCTGTTGCTTTTACGGAGTAGCCAAG ATATCCCAAATGAGCCTGACGTTCAGGGAAATCATATACAACTATAGGAAGCAACCACAGTGCAAGCCACTGGTTTTCCGCAGCGTTTTTGTGGATTCGTCACAGGGTCGCCGTCAAGGG AGAGTAGGACCTGATCATGTTGACATCATCACATTCTACAACGATGTATTTATCCCCGCTGTAAAACCGTTGCTGGTGGAGATAGTTCCTGTGAAAAAGGACCAAGCCATGGAGGCCAATACTAATCCTGAAG GTCATTGTCCTGGATCGCCAAAGGTGTCTGTGTTTCCAAGTGTTCCAGACATGTCCCCTAAGAAAGTATCAGCTGTGCATAATGTTTATGTTTCTCCCCTTAGAGGGTCAAAG ATGGATGCTCTTATCTCACACAGCTCAAAGAGTTACTACGCTTGTGTTGGAGAGAGCACACATGCTTACCAGAGCCCTTCAAAAGACTTATCTGCCATCAACAACCGCTTGAacaa CAGCAACAACAGCAGCAACCGCAAGCGGACGCTTAAGTTTGACGTAGAAGCAGGACTGGTTAGCGATTCCATGGTAGGAAACAGTCTATCCCTtcagaaccaaaaccaaaacgagACCGATGcttcaaatcaaaaccaaaatggAAGTGATGCGTCGTCTTCAGGTGGTGCCCCCTTTAAAACCGAGCCACAAGATTGA
- the LOC106418451 gene encoding retinoblastoma-related protein 1-like isoform X2 — protein sequence MEEVQPPVTPPIDPNGKRSEATLFDLCEKVLSLEGSVCDEALKLFSETKRILSANMANIGSGTREEVERFWFAFILYSVKMLLTVRKQVDGQSVSGDNGFNLCQILRALKLNIVDFFKELPQFVVKAGPVLCELYGADWENRLQAKELQANFVHLSLLSKYYKRGYREFFLTYDANAEMTSANSASYLPDSYRFGWLLFLALRNHAFSRFKDLVTCTNGLVSVLAILIIHVPCRFRNFSIQDSSRFVKKGDKDVDLVASLCKIYDASEDELRKIMEKANNLIETILKKKPSPASACKTDTLDNINPDGLTYFEDLLDETSISTSLTTLEKDYDETVCNKGELDERVFINEEDSLLGSGSLSAGAVNITGAKRKIDSLSSPARTFISPLSPHKSPAAAKTTVTATPVSTAMTTAKWLRTVICPLPPKPSPGLELFLKSCDRDITNDVTRRAHVILEAIFPNSSLGDQCAGGSLQPVNLMDDIWAQQRRLEAVKLYYRVLEAMCKAEAQILHVNNLNSLLTNERFHRCMLACSAELVLATHKSITMLFPAVLERTGITAFDLSKVIESFIRHEDSLPRELRRHLNSLEERLLESMVWERGSSMYNSLIVAKAPLALEINRLGLLAEPMPSLDAIAALINFSEGSSNHVQKPEACPGQNGDIKSPKRLCTDYRSILVERSSFASPVKDRLLALGNVKSKTLPPPLQSAFATPTRPNPGGGGETCAETGINIFFTKINKLAAVRINGMVERLQLSQQIRESVYRLFQRVLAQRTSLLFNRHIDQIILCCFYGVAKISQMSLTFREIIYNYRKQPQCKPLVFRSVFVDSSQGRRQGRVGPDHVDIITFYNDVFIPAVKPLLVEIVPVKKDQAMEANTNPEGHCPGSPKVSVFPSVPDMSPKKVSAVHNVYVSPLRGSKMDALISHSSKSYYACVGESTHAYQSPSKDLSAINNRLNNNNSSNRKRTLKFDVEAGLVSDSMVGNSLSLQNQNQNETDASNQNQNGSDASSSGGAPFKTEPQD from the exons ATGGAAGAAGTTCAGCCACCAGTGACTCCACCCATTGACCCTAATGGGAAAAGAAGTGAAGCTACTCTCTTCGACTTATGCGAG AAAGTTCTTTCCCTTGAAGGGAGCGTTTGCGATGAAGCTTTGAAGTTGTTTTCAGAAACCAAACGGATCTTGTCAGCAAACATGGCTAACATTGGAAGTGGAAcg cgggaggaagtggagaggttCTGGTTTGCGTTCATTCTCTATTCAGTGAAGATGCTTCTTACTGTGAGAAAACAAGTGGACGGACAGTCAGTGTCTGGTGATAATGGGTTTAATCTGTGTCAGATCCTGAGGGCTCTGAAGCTAAA TATTGTGGATTTTTTCAAAGAATTACCTCAGTTTGTGGTCAAAGCTGGTCCTGTGCTTTGTGAACTTTATGGTGCTGACTGGGAGAACAGACTTCAG GCAAAGGAGTTGCAGGCGAACTTTGTACATCTTAGCCTTCTAAGCAA ATACTACAAGCGTGGGTACCGGGAGTTCTTCTTGACATACGATGCAAACGCCGAAATGACATCAGCAAACTCTGCTAGTTACTTGCCGGATAGTTACCGTTTTGGATGGTTACTCTTTCTAGCACTCCGAAACCATGCTTTTAGTCGATTTAAAGACCTTGTGACATGCACTAATGGCCTAGTTTCTGTATTG GCTATTTTGATCATACACGTTCCTTGTCGGTTTAGAAACTTCAGCATCCAAGACTCCTCACGCTTTG TTAAGAAAGGTGACAAAGATGTAGACTTGGTTGCATCACTTTGCAAGATATATGACGCCTCAGAAGATGAGTTGAGGAAAATAATGGAGAAGGCAAATAATCTGATAGAAACAAtactgaagaagaagccatctCCAGCATCTGCATGCAAAACTGACACGCTAGATAATATTAACCCAG ATGGATTGACCTACTTTGAGGATTTACTGGACGAAACATCCATCTCAACTAGCTTGACCACACTAGAAAAAGACTACGATGAAACAGTCTGTAATAAAGGCGAGCTTGATGAGAGGGTGTTCATCAACGAAGAGGATAGCTTACTTGGATCCGGAAGCTTATCTGCAGGAGCTGTAAACATCACCGGCGCTAAGAGGAAAATTGATTCTTTGAGCTCACCCGCGAGGACATTTATAAGTCCGCTCTCTCCTCATAAGTCACCCGCCGCAGCTAAGACAACTGTTACAGCAACACCAGTGAGCACAGCGATGACAACTGCCAAATGGCTCAGAACCGTTATATGTCCGCTTCCGCCAAAGCCTTCTCCTGGTTTGGAGCTTTTCTTGAAATCTTGCGATAGGGATATAACAAACGATGTCACAAGAAGAGCGCATGTGATACTGGAAGCTATTTTTCCGAACAGCTCTCTTGGGGACCAATGCGCAGGCGGGAGCTTGCAGCCTGTTAACCTCATGGACGACATATGGGCGCAGCAGCGAAGATTAGAAGCTGTGAAGCTATACTACAGAGTCCTCGAGGCCATGTGTAAAGCCGAAGCTCAGATTCTGCACGTGAACAACTTGAACTCTTTGCTGACGAACGAGAGGTTCCACAGATGCATGCTGGCTTGCTCGGCAGAGCTGGTTCTGGCTACTCACAAAAGCATAACGATGCTGTTCCCGGCTGTTCTGGAGAGGACTGGGATCACGGCCTTTGATCTCAGCAAGGTGATTGAGAGTTTCATCAGGCATGAGGATTCTCTGCCTAGAGAGCTGAGACGGCATCTCAACTCGCTGGAGGAGCGGCTTCTGGAGAGTATGGTGTGGGAGAGAGGCTCCTCGATGTACAACTCTCTGATCGTCGCCAAGGCACCGCTTGCGTTGGAGATTAACCGGCTTGGATTGCTAGCTGAACCGATGCCGTCTCTTGATGCTATTGCAGCTCTTATTAACTTCTCTGAAGGTTCATCAAATCATGTCCAAAAGCCTGAAGCATGTCCAG GACAAAATGGAGATATTAAATCGCCCAAAAGACTGTGTACTGACTACCGCAGCATTCTAGTTGAACGCAGTTCCTTTGCATCACCAGTAAAGGATCGTCTGTTGGCCTTAGGCAACGTTAAATCCAAGACGCTGCCACCTCCGTTGCAGTCTGCATTTGCTAC TCCCACACGGCCTAACCCAGGAGGCGGAGGAGAAACTTGTGCAGAAACTGGTATCAATATATTCTTCACTAAG ATTAATAAATTAGCTGCGGTTAGAATCAACGGAATGGTGGAAAGGCTACAACTTTCGCAGCAAATAAGAGAGAGTGTATACCGTCTCTTCCAACGTGTGCTTGCTCAGAGGACTTCTCTTTTGTTTAATCGCCATATTGACCAGATCATTCTCTGTTGCTTTTACGGAGTAGCCAAG ATATCCCAAATGAGCCTGACGTTCAGGGAAATCATATACAACTATAGGAAGCAACCACAGTGCAAGCCACTGGTTTTCCGCAGCGTTTTTGTGGATTCGTCACAGGGTCGCCGTCAAGGG AGAGTAGGACCTGATCATGTTGACATCATCACATTCTACAACGATGTATTTATCCCCGCTGTAAAACCGTTGCTGGTGGAGATAGTTCCTGTGAAAAAGGACCAAGCCATGGAGGCCAATACTAATCCTGAAG GTCATTGTCCTGGATCGCCAAAGGTGTCTGTGTTTCCAAGTGTTCCAGACATGTCCCCTAAGAAAGTATCAGCTGTGCATAATGTTTATGTTTCTCCCCTTAGAGGGTCAAAG ATGGATGCTCTTATCTCACACAGCTCAAAGAGTTACTACGCTTGTGTTGGAGAGAGCACACATGCTTACCAGAGCCCTTCAAAAGACTTATCTGCCATCAACAACCGCTTGAacaa CAACAACAGCAGCAACCGCAAGCGGACGCTTAAGTTTGACGTAGAAGCAGGACTGGTTAGCGATTCCATGGTAGGAAACAGTCTATCCCTtcagaaccaaaaccaaaacgagACCGATGcttcaaatcaaaaccaaaatggAAGTGATGCGTCGTCTTCAGGTGGTGCCCCCTTTAAAACCGAGCCACAAGATTGA
- the LOC106418555 gene encoding NADH dehydrogenase [ubiquinone] 1 alpha subcomplex subunit 6 yields the protein MAAPFTLRKIGVPPNSANLTEARRRVFDFFRAACRSIPTIMDIYNLQDVVAPSQLRFAISAQIRNNAHVTDPKVIDLLLFKGMEELTDIVDHAKQRHHIIGQYVVGEGLVQNTGSKDQGKSDFLKNFYTSNYF from the exons ATGGCGGCACCATTCACGTTGAGGAAGATCGGAGTTCCGCCGAACTCAGCGAACCTGACGGAAGCTCGCCGCCGCGTGTTCGATTTCTTCAGAGCTGCGTGTAGATCCATCCCCACCATCATGGACATTTACAATCTCCAAGACGTCGTCGCGCCTTCTCAGCTCCGCTTCGCAATCTCTGCTCAGATTCGTAACAACGCTCACGTCACCGACCCTAAG GTGATTGATCTTCTTCTATTCAAGGGAATGGAAGAGCTGACTGACATAGTTGATCACGCAAAGCAGCGTCACCACATCATCGGTCAGTACGTGGTGGGCGAAGGGCTCGTGCAGAACACCGGAAGCAAGGATCAAGGGAAGTCTGATTTTCTCAAGAATTTCTACACCAGCAACTACTTTTGA
- the LOC106418554 gene encoding transcription factor TGA6 isoform X2, with the protein MSQLMADTSSRTDVSTDGDTDPRDLSDRGQTMLAVASDSSGSKDKLDQKTLRRLAQNREAARKSRLRKKAYVQQLENSRLKLTQLEQELQRARQQGVFISSSGDQAHSTGGNGALAFDAEHSRWLEEKNRQMNELRSALNAHAGDAELLIILDGVMTHYEELFRIKSNAAKNDVFHLLSGMWKTPAERCFLWLGGFRSSELLKLLANQLEPVTERQVMGLNSLQQTSQQAEDALSQGMESLQQSLADTLSSGTLGSSSSDNVASYMGQMAMAMGQLGTLEGFIRQADNLRLQTLQQMIRVLTTRQSARALLAIHDYTSRLRALSSLWLARPRE; encoded by the exons ATGTCTCAACTGATGGCTGATACAAGTTCAAGGACTGATGTCTCAACTGATGGCGACACAGATCCTAGAGATCTG TCTGATAGAGGGCAAACGATGCTTGCGGTTGCTTCTGATTCCAGTGGATCAAAGGATAAGTTGGATCAGAAG ACTCTGCGTAGGCTTGCTCAAAATCGAGAGGCGGCAAGGAAAAGCAGACTGAGGAAGAAG GCTTATGTTCAGCAGCTGGAGAACAGCCGGTTGAAGCTGACTCAACTTGAACAGGAGCTGCAACGAGCAAGGCAACAG GGGGTTTTCATCTCAAGCTCAGGAGACCAAGCCCATTCTACTGGTGGAAATg GGGCTTTGGCATTTGACGCCGAACATTCAAGATGGCTTGAAGAGAAGAACAGGCAAATGAACGAGCTGAGATCTGCTCTGAACGCTCACGCAGGCGATGCTGAGCTCCTGATCATTTTGGACGGAGTGATGACTCACTACGAGGAGCTTTTCAGGATCAAGAGCAACGCAGCCAAGAACGATGTCTTCCACTTACTCTCCGGAATGTGGAAAACACCAGCCGAGAGATGTTTCTTGTGGCTTGGCGGGTTCCGTTCTTCCGAACTTCTCAAG CTTCTTGCGAATCAGCTGGAGCCAGTGACGGAACGACAGGTGATGGGCTTAAATAGCTTGCAGCAGACGTCTCAGCAGGCTGAGGATGCGTTGTCTCAAGGGATGGAGAGTTTACAGCAGTCGTTAGCTGATACTTTATCTAGTGGAACTCTTGGTTCAAGTTCATCTGATAATGTCGCTAGCTATATGGGTCAGATGGCAATGGCGATGGGGCAGTTAGGTACCTTGGAAGGATTCATCCGACAGGCTGATAACTTGAGGCTGCAGACTCTGCAACAGATGATTAGAGTGTTGACAACGCGTCAGTCAGCTCGTGCTCTTCTTGCTATACATGATTATACATCTCGACTACGTGCTCTTAGCTCCTTGTGGCTTGCCCGGCCAAGAGAGTGA
- the LOC106418554 gene encoding transcription factor TGA6 isoform X1, translating into MSQLMADTSSRTDVSTDGDTDPRDLGSDRGQTMLAVASDSSGSKDKLDQKTLRRLAQNREAARKSRLRKKAYVQQLENSRLKLTQLEQELQRARQQGVFISSSGDQAHSTGGNGALAFDAEHSRWLEEKNRQMNELRSALNAHAGDAELLIILDGVMTHYEELFRIKSNAAKNDVFHLLSGMWKTPAERCFLWLGGFRSSELLKLLANQLEPVTERQVMGLNSLQQTSQQAEDALSQGMESLQQSLADTLSSGTLGSSSSDNVASYMGQMAMAMGQLGTLEGFIRQADNLRLQTLQQMIRVLTTRQSARALLAIHDYTSRLRALSSLWLARPRE; encoded by the exons ATGTCTCAACTGATGGCTGATACAAGTTCAAGGACTGATGTCTCAACTGATGGCGACACAGATCCTAGAGATCTGGGG TCTGATAGAGGGCAAACGATGCTTGCGGTTGCTTCTGATTCCAGTGGATCAAAGGATAAGTTGGATCAGAAG ACTCTGCGTAGGCTTGCTCAAAATCGAGAGGCGGCAAGGAAAAGCAGACTGAGGAAGAAG GCTTATGTTCAGCAGCTGGAGAACAGCCGGTTGAAGCTGACTCAACTTGAACAGGAGCTGCAACGAGCAAGGCAACAG GGGGTTTTCATCTCAAGCTCAGGAGACCAAGCCCATTCTACTGGTGGAAATg GGGCTTTGGCATTTGACGCCGAACATTCAAGATGGCTTGAAGAGAAGAACAGGCAAATGAACGAGCTGAGATCTGCTCTGAACGCTCACGCAGGCGATGCTGAGCTCCTGATCATTTTGGACGGAGTGATGACTCACTACGAGGAGCTTTTCAGGATCAAGAGCAACGCAGCCAAGAACGATGTCTTCCACTTACTCTCCGGAATGTGGAAAACACCAGCCGAGAGATGTTTCTTGTGGCTTGGCGGGTTCCGTTCTTCCGAACTTCTCAAG CTTCTTGCGAATCAGCTGGAGCCAGTGACGGAACGACAGGTGATGGGCTTAAATAGCTTGCAGCAGACGTCTCAGCAGGCTGAGGATGCGTTGTCTCAAGGGATGGAGAGTTTACAGCAGTCGTTAGCTGATACTTTATCTAGTGGAACTCTTGGTTCAAGTTCATCTGATAATGTCGCTAGCTATATGGGTCAGATGGCAATGGCGATGGGGCAGTTAGGTACCTTGGAAGGATTCATCCGACAGGCTGATAACTTGAGGCTGCAGACTCTGCAACAGATGATTAGAGTGTTGACAACGCGTCAGTCAGCTCGTGCTCTTCTTGCTATACATGATTATACATCTCGACTACGTGCTCTTAGCTCCTTGTGGCTTGCCCGGCCAAGAGAGTGA
- the LOC106418554 gene encoding transcription factor TGA6 isoform X3 yields the protein MLAVASDSSGSKDKLDQKTLRRLAQNREAARKSRLRKKAYVQQLENSRLKLTQLEQELQRARQQGVFISSSGDQAHSTGGNGALAFDAEHSRWLEEKNRQMNELRSALNAHAGDAELLIILDGVMTHYEELFRIKSNAAKNDVFHLLSGMWKTPAERCFLWLGGFRSSELLKLLANQLEPVTERQVMGLNSLQQTSQQAEDALSQGMESLQQSLADTLSSGTLGSSSSDNVASYMGQMAMAMGQLGTLEGFIRQADNLRLQTLQQMIRVLTTRQSARALLAIHDYTSRLRALSSLWLARPRE from the exons ATGCTTGCGGTTGCTTCTGATTCCAGTGGATCAAAGGATAAGTTGGATCAGAAG ACTCTGCGTAGGCTTGCTCAAAATCGAGAGGCGGCAAGGAAAAGCAGACTGAGGAAGAAG GCTTATGTTCAGCAGCTGGAGAACAGCCGGTTGAAGCTGACTCAACTTGAACAGGAGCTGCAACGAGCAAGGCAACAG GGGGTTTTCATCTCAAGCTCAGGAGACCAAGCCCATTCTACTGGTGGAAATg GGGCTTTGGCATTTGACGCCGAACATTCAAGATGGCTTGAAGAGAAGAACAGGCAAATGAACGAGCTGAGATCTGCTCTGAACGCTCACGCAGGCGATGCTGAGCTCCTGATCATTTTGGACGGAGTGATGACTCACTACGAGGAGCTTTTCAGGATCAAGAGCAACGCAGCCAAGAACGATGTCTTCCACTTACTCTCCGGAATGTGGAAAACACCAGCCGAGAGATGTTTCTTGTGGCTTGGCGGGTTCCGTTCTTCCGAACTTCTCAAG CTTCTTGCGAATCAGCTGGAGCCAGTGACGGAACGACAGGTGATGGGCTTAAATAGCTTGCAGCAGACGTCTCAGCAGGCTGAGGATGCGTTGTCTCAAGGGATGGAGAGTTTACAGCAGTCGTTAGCTGATACTTTATCTAGTGGAACTCTTGGTTCAAGTTCATCTGATAATGTCGCTAGCTATATGGGTCAGATGGCAATGGCGATGGGGCAGTTAGGTACCTTGGAAGGATTCATCCGACAGGCTGATAACTTGAGGCTGCAGACTCTGCAACAGATGATTAGAGTGTTGACAACGCGTCAGTCAGCTCGTGCTCTTCTTGCTATACATGATTATACATCTCGACTACGTGCTCTTAGCTCCTTGTGGCTTGCCCGGCCAAGAGAGTGA